The Pseudomonas fluorescens genome includes a window with the following:
- the gltP gene encoding glutamate/aspartate:proton symporter GltP, giving the protein MKKARLSLAWQILIGLVLGIALGALLNHFSAEKAWWISNVLQPAGDIFIRLIKMIVIPIVISSLIVGIAGVGDAKKLGRIGLKTILYFEVVTTIAIVVGLLLANFFQPGSGIDMSTLGTVDISKYQATAAEVQHEHAFIQTILNLIPSNIFAAVARGEMLPIIFFSVLFGLGLSSLQSDLRDPLVKMFQGVSESMFKVTHMIMQYAPIGVFALIAVTVANFGFASLLPLAKLVILVYVAIAFFAFVVLGVIARLFGFSVLKLMRIFKDELVLAYSTASSETVLPRVIEKMEAYGAPKAICSFVVPTGYSFNLDGSTLYQSIAAIFIAQLYGIDLSISQQLLLVLTLMVTSKGIAGVPGVSFVVLLATLGSVGIPLEGLAFIAGVDRIMDMARTALNVIGNALAVLVIARWEGMYDDAKGQRYWNSLPHWRSKEPLPAGEPSSH; this is encoded by the coding sequence ATGAAGAAGGCACGACTAAGCCTCGCCTGGCAGATCCTCATCGGTCTGGTGCTCGGGATTGCATTGGGCGCGCTGCTCAACCATTTCAGTGCCGAGAAGGCCTGGTGGATCAGCAATGTGCTGCAACCGGCGGGCGATATCTTTATCCGTCTGATCAAGATGATCGTGATCCCGATCGTGATTTCCTCGCTGATCGTCGGCATTGCCGGGGTTGGTGATGCCAAGAAGCTCGGGCGCATCGGTCTCAAGACCATCCTTTACTTCGAAGTCGTCACCACCATCGCCATCGTCGTCGGCCTGCTGCTGGCCAACTTCTTCCAGCCGGGCAGCGGCATCGACATGAGCACCCTGGGTACGGTGGATATCTCCAAGTACCAGGCCACGGCCGCGGAAGTCCAGCATGAACATGCGTTCATCCAGACCATCCTCAACCTGATCCCGTCGAACATCTTCGCCGCCGTTGCGCGTGGCGAGATGCTGCCGATCATTTTCTTCTCCGTATTGTTCGGCCTGGGCCTGTCCAGCCTGCAATCGGACCTGCGCGATCCGCTGGTGAAAATGTTCCAGGGCGTGTCGGAAAGCATGTTCAAGGTCACCCACATGATCATGCAATACGCCCCCATCGGCGTGTTCGCCCTGATCGCGGTGACCGTCGCCAACTTCGGTTTCGCCTCGCTGCTGCCGCTGGCGAAACTGGTGATCCTGGTTTACGTCGCCATCGCCTTCTTTGCCTTCGTGGTGCTGGGTGTGATCGCCCGCCTGTTCGGCTTCTCGGTGCTCAAGCTGATGCGCATCTTCAAGGATGAGCTGGTGCTGGCCTATTCCACCGCCAGTTCCGAAACCGTGCTGCCACGCGTGATCGAGAAGATGGAAGCCTACGGCGCGCCGAAAGCCATCTGCAGCTTCGTGGTGCCCACCGGTTATTCGTTCAACCTCGACGGTTCGACTCTGTACCAGAGCATCGCGGCGATTTTCATCGCCCAGCTGTACGGCATTGACCTGTCCATCAGCCAGCAATTGCTGCTGGTGCTGACCTTGATGGTCACCTCCAAAGGCATCGCCGGTGTGCCGGGCGTGTCGTTCGTGGTGCTGCTGGCGACCTTGGGCAGCGTGGGCATTCCGCTGGAAGGCCTGGCCTTCATTGCCGGTGTGGACCGCATCATGGACATGGCCCGTACCGCGCTGAACGTCATCGGCAACGCCCTGGCCGTGCTGGTCATCGCTCGCTGGGAAGGCATGTACGACGATGCCAAGGGCCAGCGCTACTGGAACTCCCTGCCGCACTGGCGCAGCAAGGAGCCGCTGCCAGCAGGGGAGCCTTCCAGCCATTGA
- a CDS encoding ATP-binding protein, whose product MKLAMKLRTRLFLSISALITVALLGLVLGLVSVMQMANTQEQSVRDNFILLDLGLKLRQTLGDQLMIMLDDKPDLAMLEASKQQYLALIDEGIAHEQGLDEAAVSFSRAKADYIEFFEAFTASRQQPSQLANIKDLTEKFNVLRNGLIEGYRRALTNISETQDRARERAMWISGLLGLVGFAVLIIGFITAHGIARRFGAPIEVLAAAADDIGQGNFEVTLPVSSAAELNLLTRRFGVMAEALREHQATNVDELLAGQQRLQAVLDSIDDGLLMIDRKGQLEHLNPVAQRQLGWDEERLGQGLGEALGRLELDEELHLVLRGGSLERAPEDLSVEVDGESRVLTYSLTPVSHTQGHILGAVMVLHDVTEQRAFERVRSEFVLRASHELRTPVTGMHMAFGLLQERLHFSEESREADLLNTVTEEMQRLMQLINDLLNFSRYQNGLQKLTLAPCSIDDLLEAARLRFAEQAQTKGIELLVAIQGPLPRLHADAAQLDRVLDNLIDNAMRHTAENGQIRLQARRHGERVIISVEDNGEGIAYGQQGRIFEPFVQVGRKKGGAGLGLALCKEIVQLHGGRMGVYSRPGQGTQFYMALAV is encoded by the coding sequence ATGAAACTGGCGATGAAGCTGCGCACACGACTGTTTCTCAGTATCTCGGCCCTGATCACCGTGGCCCTGCTGGGATTGGTGCTTGGCCTGGTCAGTGTGATGCAGATGGCCAATACCCAGGAACAATCGGTACGCGACAACTTCATCCTGCTGGACCTGGGCCTCAAGCTGCGCCAGACGCTCGGCGATCAGTTGATGATCATGCTCGACGACAAGCCCGACCTGGCTATGCTGGAGGCCTCCAAGCAGCAATACCTGGCGCTGATCGACGAAGGCATCGCCCACGAACAAGGCCTGGACGAAGCGGCAGTCAGCTTCAGCAGGGCCAAGGCCGACTACATTGAGTTTTTTGAAGCCTTCACCGCGTCTCGCCAGCAGCCGAGCCAGCTCGCGAACATCAAGGACCTCACCGAAAAATTCAATGTGCTGCGCAATGGACTGATCGAGGGCTATCGCCGGGCCCTGACCAACATCAGTGAAACCCAGGACCGCGCCCGAGAGCGCGCGATGTGGATTTCCGGACTGCTGGGGTTGGTGGGGTTTGCGGTGCTGATCATCGGGTTTATCACGGCCCATGGCATTGCCCGGCGTTTCGGCGCGCCGATCGAGGTACTGGCCGCGGCGGCGGACGACATCGGCCAAGGCAATTTCGAGGTCACGCTACCCGTGTCCTCAGCCGCTGAGTTGAATCTCCTGACCCGTCGCTTCGGGGTCATGGCCGAGGCCTTGCGTGAGCATCAGGCCACCAACGTCGATGAGCTGCTCGCCGGTCAGCAACGTTTGCAAGCCGTGCTCGACAGCATCGACGACGGCTTGCTGATGATCGACCGCAAAGGTCAGCTGGAGCACCTCAACCCGGTGGCCCAGCGTCAATTGGGCTGGGATGAGGAACGCCTCGGCCAAGGACTGGGCGAGGCGCTGGGACGCCTTGAACTGGATGAAGAATTGCACCTGGTGCTGCGCGGTGGAAGCCTGGAGCGCGCGCCGGAAGACCTGAGCGTCGAAGTGGATGGCGAGTCGCGGGTGCTCACCTACAGCCTCACCCCGGTCAGCCATACCCAGGGCCACATTCTCGGCGCGGTCATGGTGCTGCATGACGTCACCGAGCAGCGCGCCTTCGAACGGGTGCGCAGCGAGTTCGTCTTGCGTGCCTCCCATGAGCTGCGCACGCCCGTGACGGGCATGCACATGGCCTTCGGCCTGTTACAGGAGCGCCTGCATTTTTCAGAAGAGTCGCGCGAAGCCGACCTGCTCAACACCGTCACAGAAGAAATGCAGCGACTGATGCAGCTCATCAATGACCTGCTGAACTTCTCTCGCTACCAGAACGGCCTGCAGAAGCTGACCCTGGCGCCTTGCTCCATCGACGATCTGCTGGAAGCGGCCCGGCTGCGATTTGCCGAGCAGGCCCAAACCAAGGGTATCGAGCTGCTCGTGGCGATCCAGGGCCCGCTCCCGCGCCTGCATGCCGACGCTGCGCAACTGGATCGCGTGCTCGATAACCTGATCGATAACGCCATGCGCCACACCGCCGAAAACGGCCAGATCCGCTTGCAGGCCCGACGTCATGGCGAGCGGGTGATCATCAGCGTCGAAGACAACGGTGAAGGCATTGCCTACGGCCAGCAGGGACGGATCTTCGAACCTTTCGTCCAGGTCGGACGCAAGAAGGGGGGGGCGGGCCTCGGCTTGGCGCTGTGCAAGGAGATCGTCCAGCTCCACGGCGGGCGCATGGGCGTTTATTCAAGGCCGGGGCAGGGCACACAGTTCTACATGGCGCTGGCAGTCTGA
- a CDS encoding ABC transporter permease — protein MTPGSHTGTARLDTSRSPARLWVGGDWTLAHYAQLKRLSESLRGQYDENTLIDLNGLGALDTAGASLLVELLGSERLGKTTEHPDCSLPAAERALLQTVYCSLTDFCVPVKEPQVSVLTQLLTRIGRAVEKVWQDTLQLLGFVGLILETLARNLFRPRRWRMTPMVVHIEQTGLDAAPIVALLTFLVGAVVAFLGATVLADFGASIFTVDLVAFSFLREFGVLLTAILMAGRTASAFTAQIGSMKANEEIDAIRTLGLDPVELLVIPRVLALLVALPMLTFLAMLSGIIGGGVVCALSLGISPAMFLTLLQSDIGVQHFLVGMVKAPIFAFLIAAVGCLEGFKVSGSAESVGAHTTSSVVQSIFVVIVLDAVAALFFMEMNW, from the coding sequence ATGACCCCCGGATCCCACACTGGCACAGCCCGGCTGGACACGTCTCGCTCTCCGGCCCGACTCTGGGTCGGCGGCGACTGGACGCTGGCCCACTACGCGCAGCTCAAGCGCTTGAGCGAATCCTTGCGCGGCCAATACGACGAGAACACCCTGATCGACCTCAACGGCCTCGGCGCCCTCGACACCGCCGGGGCTTCGTTGCTGGTGGAACTGCTGGGCTCCGAACGGCTGGGCAAGACCACCGAGCACCCCGATTGCAGCTTGCCGGCCGCCGAGCGGGCGCTGTTGCAGACGGTCTATTGCTCGCTGACGGACTTCTGTGTGCCGGTGAAAGAGCCGCAGGTCAGCGTGCTGACACAACTGCTGACGCGTATCGGCCGCGCTGTGGAAAAAGTCTGGCAAGACACCCTGCAACTGCTGGGTTTTGTCGGCCTGATTCTGGAAACCCTGGCCCGCAACCTGTTTCGCCCCAGGCGCTGGCGCATGACACCGATGGTCGTTCACATCGAACAGACCGGCCTGGACGCAGCCCCCATCGTCGCCCTGCTGACGTTCCTGGTGGGCGCAGTGGTGGCCTTTCTCGGCGCAACGGTGCTGGCCGATTTCGGCGCCAGCATCTTTACCGTGGACCTGGTGGCCTTCTCGTTCCTGCGTGAATTCGGCGTGTTGCTGACGGCGATCCTCATGGCGGGCCGCACCGCCAGCGCGTTCACCGCGCAGATTGGCTCGATGAAGGCCAACGAAGAAATCGACGCGATCCGCACCCTGGGCCTCGATCCGGTCGAGTTGCTGGTGATTCCACGGGTACTGGCGCTGTTGGTGGCGCTGCCGATGCTGACCTTCCTGGCCATGCTCTCGGGCATTATCGGTGGCGGCGTGGTTTGCGCTTTGTCGCTGGGTATTTCACCGGCCATGTTCCTCACGCTGTTGCAGTCGGACATTGGCGTGCAGCATTTCCTGGTGGGGATGGTCAAGGCGCCGATCTTTGCCTTCCTGATCGCTGCCGTGGGTTGCCTGGAAGGTTTCAAGGTCAGTGGCAGTGCCGAATCGGTCGGGGCTCACACCACGTCCAGCGTGGTGCAGTCGATTTTCGTGGTGATAGTGCTCGATGCCGTGGCCGCGCTGTTTTTCATGGAGATGAACTGGTGA
- a CDS encoding ABC transporter ATP-binding protein produces the protein MSQPLRPPTEAVIQVRGLCNRFGRQSVHENLDLDVYKGEILAVVGGSGSGKSVLLRSIVGLNRPSEGSVRVFGEDLPSLPPEQRSRVERRFGVLFQKGALFSSLTVTENVALPLIEHAGLSRADAEHLAAVKLALAGLPLSAADKYPASLSGGMIKRAALARALALDPDILFLDEPTAGLDPIGAAAFDQLILTLRDALGLSVFLVTHDLDTLYTITDRVAVLAQKKVLVADVIDKVSETDDAWIHEYFHGPRGRAALSAATQSNEV, from the coding sequence GTGAGCCAACCCTTGCGACCGCCCACCGAGGCGGTGATTCAAGTGCGCGGCCTGTGCAATCGCTTTGGCCGCCAGAGCGTGCATGAAAACCTCGACCTGGACGTGTACAAGGGCGAGATCCTTGCCGTGGTCGGCGGCTCCGGCAGCGGCAAATCGGTGCTGCTGCGCAGCATCGTCGGCCTGAACCGGCCCAGCGAAGGTTCCGTGCGGGTGTTCGGCGAGGACTTGCCGAGCCTGCCCCCGGAACAACGTTCAAGGGTGGAACGGCGCTTTGGCGTGTTGTTCCAGAAAGGCGCGCTGTTCTCATCATTGACCGTGACAGAAAACGTCGCCCTGCCGCTGATCGAACACGCCGGGCTCAGCCGGGCCGACGCCGAGCACTTGGCAGCGGTGAAGCTGGCCTTGGCCGGCCTGCCGTTATCGGCTGCCGACAAATACCCCGCCTCGCTGTCCGGCGGCATGATCAAGCGCGCCGCCCTGGCCCGTGCGCTGGCCCTGGACCCGGACATTCTGTTTCTCGACGAACCCACCGCCGGCCTCGATCCCATCGGTGCGGCGGCGTTCGACCAGTTGATCCTGACACTGCGCGATGCCCTGGGCCTGAGCGTGTTCCTGGTCACCCACGACCTGGACACCCTCTACACCATCACGGACCGGGTGGCGGTACTGGCGCAGAAAAAAGTACTGGTGGCCGATGTCATCGACAAGGTGTCGGAAACCGACGACGCCTGGATTCACGAATACTTCCATGGCCCTCGCGGCCGCGCGGCGTTATCGGCCGCTACACAATCGAACGAGGTTTGA
- a CDS encoding MlaD family protein, which translates to METRAHHVLIGLFTVIVVAGALLFGLWLAKSSVDSEFKDYEVVFNEAVSGLSRGSSVEYSGIKVGDVVNLRLDPNDPRRVLARVRLSGETPIKQDTQAKLALTGITGTSIIQLSGGTPQSPALTGHDGEPPVIIAAPSPIARLLNNSDDLMTSINLLLHNANEVFSSDNVQSLGKTLEHLEQTTGVIAEQRGDIRQAMQQLASIGKQASATLEQTTALMRNANGLLNDQGKQAFGSAGQAMQSLARSTATLDKLLNDNRDSLNNGMQGLNALAPAVRELRETLSALRGISRRLDANPSGYLLGNDKDKEFTP; encoded by the coding sequence ATGGAAACCCGAGCCCATCATGTGCTGATCGGCCTGTTCACCGTCATTGTGGTGGCTGGCGCCCTGTTGTTTGGCCTGTGGCTGGCCAAGTCCAGCGTGGACAGCGAGTTCAAGGATTACGAAGTGGTGTTCAACGAGGCAGTCAGCGGATTGTCCCGGGGCAGCTCGGTGGAATACAGCGGGATCAAGGTCGGCGACGTCGTCAACCTGCGCCTGGACCCGAACGACCCGCGCCGGGTTCTGGCGCGGGTGCGCTTGAGTGGGGAAACGCCAATCAAGCAAGACACCCAGGCCAAGCTGGCACTGACCGGCATCACCGGCACCTCGATTATCCAGCTCAGTGGCGGTACGCCCCAGAGCCCGGCACTGACCGGGCACGATGGGGAACCGCCAGTGATCATCGCTGCGCCCTCGCCTATTGCCCGCCTGCTCAACAACAGCGATGACTTGATGACCAGCATCAACCTGCTGCTGCACAACGCCAATGAGGTGTTTTCCTCGGACAACGTCCAAAGCCTGGGCAAGACGCTCGAGCATCTGGAACAAACCACCGGGGTCATTGCCGAGCAGCGCGGCGATATTCGCCAGGCCATGCAGCAACTGGCGTCCATCGGCAAACAGGCCAGCGCCACGCTGGAACAGACCACGGCGTTGATGCGCAACGCCAATGGTTTGCTCAACGACCAGGGCAAACAGGCGTTCGGTAGTGCCGGCCAGGCCATGCAATCCCTGGCCCGCAGCACGGCAACTCTCGACAAACTGCTGAACGACAATCGCGATTCGTTGAATAACGGTATGCAGGGCCTCAATGCCCTGGCGCCAGCCGTGCGTGAACTGCGCGAAACCCTGAGCGCCCTGCGGGGAATCTCCCGGCGCCTGGATGCCAACCCCAGCGGCTATTTGCTGGGCAACGACAAGGACAAGGAGTTCACGCCATGA
- a CDS encoding inhibitor of vertebrate lysozyme family protein: MSVSFKGLAAALLLGGSAMAMAANDGQMRVNQLLEADAQYRETWQHVVKKEERLPEWVMNLTGDSDQMNAVEEDGDKYLVGPLCETQATCRSKRLIVAFSFDKDEAYAMLVEVPAGLPADKSPTRHADYRFLGKPDEGMQKLLMEQLKKDPNWY, from the coding sequence ATGAGCGTTTCATTCAAAGGACTGGCCGCCGCCCTGTTACTGGGCGGCAGTGCCATGGCAATGGCTGCCAATGACGGGCAGATGCGCGTCAACCAGTTGCTGGAGGCCGACGCGCAATATCGCGAGACCTGGCAGCACGTCGTGAAAAAAGAAGAACGTCTACCCGAATGGGTGATGAACCTGACGGGCGATTCGGACCAGATGAATGCTGTCGAAGAAGATGGCGACAAGTATTTGGTGGGGCCGCTGTGTGAAACCCAGGCTACGTGTCGCAGCAAGCGCCTGATCGTCGCCTTCAGTTTCGACAAGGACGAAGCCTATGCCATGTTGGTGGAAGTCCCTGCGGGGCTGCCGGCCGACAAGTCCCCGACGCGGCATGCCGACTACCGATTCCTCGGCAAGCCCGATGAAGGTATGCAGAAACTGTTAATGGAACAACTGAAAAAAGATCCGAACTGGTACTGA
- a CDS encoding nucleoside recognition domain-containing protein, translating into MLNGLWLGFFIVAAVSALAQWLIGGNAGIFAAMVESIFAMAKLSVEVMVLLFGTLTLWLGFLRIAEKAGIVDWLAKALGPLFLRLMPQVPAGHPAIGLITLNFAANGLGLDNAATPIGLKAMRALQDLNPSPTIASNAQILFLVLNASSLTLLPVTIFMYRAQQGAPDPTLVFLPILIATSGSTLMGLLSVAFMQRLRLWDPVVLAYLIPGALALGGFMALLATLSATALAGLSSILGNLTLFGLIILFLVVGALRKVKVYEAFIEGAKEGFDVAKNLLPYLVAMLCAVGVLRASGALDFGLDGIRHLVEWAGWDTRFVDALPTAMVKPFSGSAARAMLIETMKTSGVDSFPALVAATIQGSTETTFYVLAVYFGAVGIQRARHAVGCALLAELAGVLSAIGVCYWFFG; encoded by the coding sequence ATGCTCAATGGCCTGTGGCTTGGCTTCTTTATCGTGGCTGCCGTGTCGGCGCTGGCGCAGTGGTTGATCGGCGGCAATGCCGGGATCTTCGCGGCCATGGTGGAAAGCATTTTCGCCATGGCCAAGCTGTCGGTGGAGGTCATGGTCCTGCTGTTCGGCACCTTGACCCTGTGGCTGGGCTTCCTGCGCATCGCCGAAAAGGCCGGCATCGTCGACTGGCTGGCCAAGGCCCTCGGGCCGCTGTTCTTGCGCTTGATGCCGCAAGTGCCTGCCGGCCACCCGGCGATCGGCCTGATCACCCTCAACTTCGCCGCCAACGGCCTGGGACTGGACAACGCAGCCACCCCCATCGGCCTCAAGGCCATGCGCGCCCTGCAAGATCTCAACCCCAGCCCGACCATCGCCAGCAATGCGCAGATCCTGTTCCTGGTGCTCAACGCCTCGTCGCTGACGCTGCTGCCGGTGACGATCTTCATGTACCGCGCACAGCAAGGCGCGCCGGACCCGACCCTGGTGTTCCTGCCGATCCTGATCGCCACCAGCGGCTCGACCCTGATGGGACTGCTGTCCGTGGCGTTCATGCAGCGCCTGCGTCTCTGGGATCCGGTGGTGCTGGCTTACCTGATTCCGGGAGCGCTGGCGCTGGGCGGCTTCATGGCGTTGCTGGCGACGCTCTCGGCCACGGCGCTGGCGGGGTTGTCATCGATCCTGGGCAACCTGACCCTGTTTGGCCTGATCATCCTGTTCCTGGTGGTGGGCGCGCTGCGCAAGGTCAAGGTGTACGAGGCCTTCATCGAAGGCGCCAAGGAGGGCTTCGACGTTGCCAAGAACCTGCTGCCGTACCTGGTGGCGATGCTCTGCGCCGTCGGCGTGCTACGGGCTTCGGGGGCGCTGGATTTCGGCCTCGACGGCATTCGGCACCTGGTAGAGTGGGCCGGCTGGGACACGCGTTTTGTCGATGCCTTGCCGACCGCCATGGTCAAACCGTTCTCCGGCAGCGCCGCCCGGGCGATGTTGATCGAGACCATGAAGACGTCCGGCGTGGACAGCTTCCCGGCCCTGGTGGCGGCGACTATCCAGGGCAGCACCGAGACCACGTTCTACGTGCTGGCGGTGTACTTCGGCGCCGTCGGCATCCAGCGGGCGCGCCACGCCGTGGGTTGCGCGCTGTTGGCCGAGCTGGCGGGGGTTCTGTCGGCGATCGGCGTCTGCTACTGGTTCTTTGGCTGA
- the algB gene encoding sigma-54-dependent response regulator transcription factor AlgB codes for MESATEHQGRILLVDDESAILRTFRYCLEDEGYSVATANSAAQADALLQRQVFDLCFLDLRLGEDNGLDVLAQMRIQAPWMRVVIVTAHSAVDTAVDAIQAGAADYLVKPCSPDQLRLATAKQLEVRQLSARLEALEGEVRKPKDGLDSHSPAMKVVLETARQVASTDANILILGESGTGKGELAQAIHGWSKRAKKSCVTINCPSLTAELMESELFGHSRGAFTGASESTLGRVNQADGGTLFLDEIGDFPLTLQPKLLRFIQDKEYERVGDPVTRRADVRILAATNLNLEDMVRDGRFREDLLYRLNVITLHLPPLRERAEDILTLADRFLARFVKEYARPARGFSDEAREALLGYRWPGNIRELRNVVERASIICPQEKVEISHLGMAEQPVNNAPRIGAALSLDELEKAHIGAVLATADTLDQAAKTLGIDASTLYRKRKQYNL; via the coding sequence ATGGAATCCGCCACTGAGCACCAAGGCCGCATTCTGCTGGTAGACGACGAGTCCGCCATCCTGCGTACATTCCGATACTGCCTGGAAGACGAAGGCTATAGCGTCGCCACCGCCAACAGCGCCGCCCAGGCCGACGCACTGCTGCAACGCCAAGTGTTCGACCTGTGTTTCCTCGACCTGCGCCTGGGGGAGGACAACGGCCTGGATGTCCTGGCACAAATGCGTATCCAGGCGCCCTGGATGCGCGTGGTCATCGTCACCGCTCACTCGGCAGTCGATACCGCGGTCGATGCGATCCAGGCCGGGGCGGCCGATTATCTGGTCAAGCCGTGCAGCCCCGATCAATTGCGCCTGGCGACCGCCAAGCAATTGGAAGTACGCCAGCTGTCGGCAAGGCTCGAAGCCCTTGAAGGGGAAGTGCGCAAACCCAAGGATGGCCTGGACTCCCACAGCCCAGCGATGAAAGTCGTCCTGGAAACCGCGCGCCAGGTCGCCAGCACCGACGCCAACATCCTGATCCTCGGCGAGTCCGGCACCGGTAAGGGCGAGCTGGCCCAGGCGATCCATGGCTGGAGCAAGCGGGCGAAGAAGTCCTGCGTCACCATCAATTGCCCGTCGCTGACCGCTGAGTTGATGGAAAGCGAATTGTTCGGCCATAGCCGTGGGGCTTTCACCGGGGCCAGCGAGAGTACGCTGGGCCGGGTCAACCAGGCCGACGGCGGCACGCTGTTTCTCGACGAGATCGGCGATTTTCCTCTGACATTGCAACCCAAGTTATTGCGTTTCATCCAGGACAAGGAATATGAGCGGGTAGGGGATCCAGTCACCCGTCGCGCCGACGTACGGATTCTCGCAGCGACCAACCTCAACCTCGAAGACATGGTGCGCGACGGACGTTTTCGCGAAGACCTGCTGTATCGCCTGAACGTCATCACCCTGCACCTGCCGCCATTGCGAGAGCGCGCCGAAGACATCCTGACCCTGGCCGACCGCTTCCTGGCTCGCTTCGTCAAGGAATACGCGCGCCCGGCCCGGGGTTTCAGCGATGAAGCGCGAGAAGCGCTGCTAGGCTATCGCTGGCCGGGCAACATCCGGGAACTGCGCAATGTGGTCGAGCGCGCCAGCATCATCTGCCCTCAGGAAAAAGTCGAAATCAGTCACTTGGGCATGGCCGAGCAACCGGTCAACAATGCGCCGCGCATCGGCGCCGCGCTGAGCCTCGACGAATTGGAAAAAGCCCACATCGGCGCGGTGCTGGCCACGGCCGACACCCTCGACCAGGCGGCCAAGACCTTGGGTATCGATGCCTCCACGCTGTACCGCAAACGCAAGCAGTACAACCTGTGA
- a CDS encoding DUF1328 domain-containing protein — MLSWAITFLIIAIIAAVLGFGGIAGTATGIAKILFVVFLVMFIASFFFGRRGRG; from the coding sequence ATGTTGAGCTGGGCAATTACCTTCCTGATCATTGCCATCATCGCCGCCGTACTGGGCTTCGGTGGTATCGCAGGCACCGCCACGGGCATCGCCAAGATTCTCTTTGTTGTGTTCCTGGTGATGTTCATCGCTTCCTTCTTCTTTGGCCGTCGTGGCCGAGGCTGA
- a CDS encoding ABC-type transport auxiliary lipoprotein family protein produces MKPCNRFIRPILLLAGLLLVGGCSILPKAEPSDVYRLPVTQAPASAGPAVSWSLRLASPQASEVLNSPKIAVIPQGNLFSSYAASRWSDPAPVLLRNRLLDGFAQDGRVRLLSVADSNLQADLELGGQLQAFQTEYQGTAASVVIRLDALLVRGFDQRILASRRFEVRQPLSDVKVPAVVDGFGRASDRLTAEVVNWTLEQGQRFVTPAP; encoded by the coding sequence ATGAAGCCGTGCAACCGGTTTATCCGCCCTATTCTCTTACTGGCAGGATTGCTCCTGGTGGGCGGTTGCTCGATTTTGCCCAAGGCCGAACCCTCGGATGTGTATCGCTTGCCCGTCACCCAGGCCCCCGCGTCTGCGGGCCCGGCGGTGAGCTGGTCGCTGCGCCTGGCCAGCCCCCAAGCCAGCGAGGTGCTCAACAGCCCGAAAATCGCGGTGATCCCCCAAGGCAATCTGTTCAGCAGCTACGCCGCCTCGCGCTGGAGCGACCCAGCCCCCGTGCTGTTGCGCAACCGCTTGCTCGATGGCTTCGCCCAGGATGGACGCGTCAGGTTGTTGAGCGTCGCCGACAGCAACCTGCAAGCGGATCTGGAACTGGGCGGGCAATTGCAGGCGTTCCAGACCGAATACCAGGGCACTGCGGCCAGCGTGGTGATTCGCCTGGACGCGCTACTGGTGCGCGGCTTCGACCAGCGCATCCTGGCCAGTCGCCGTTTTGAAGTGCGCCAGCCGTTGAGCGATGTGAAAGTACCGGCGGTGGTGGACGGCTTTGGCCGGGCCAGTGACCGGCTGACCGCCGAGGTGGTGAACTGGACGTTGGAGCAGGGCCAGCGCTTTGTAACGCCGGCGCCCTGA